The following proteins are co-located in the Vanessa atalanta chromosome 11, ilVanAtal1.2, whole genome shotgun sequence genome:
- the LOC125067146 gene encoding ras-related protein Rap1, protein MREYKIVVLGSGGVGKSALTVQFVQGIFVEKYDPTIEDSYRKQVEVDGQQCMLEILDTAGTEQFTAMRDLYMKNGQGFVLVYSITAQSTFNDLQDLREQILRVKDKDDVPMVLVGNKCDLEAERVVGKQQGANLANHFNCVFMETSAKAKISVNEVFYDLVRQINKKSPKEENKKRIKKPLTCQLL, encoded by the coding sequence atgCGCGAATACAAAATAGTCGTGCTAGGTAGCGGAGGCGTGGGAAAATCCGCCCTGACAGTACAATTTGTACAAGGCATCTTTGTGGAGAAATACGACCCCACTATTGAAGACAGCTATCGGAAACAAGTGGAAGTTGATGGACAACAATGTATGCTCGAAATTCTTGATACGGCCGGCACAGAACAATTTACCGCGATGAGGGACTTATACATGAAGAATGGGCAAGGATTTGTATTAGTGTACTCGATAACAGCGCAATCGACATTCAACGACCTGCAGGACTTGCGGGAGCAGATCCTGCGGGTTAAGGACAAAGATGACGTGCCGATGGTGTTAGTGGGCAACAAGTGTGATTTGGAGGCGGAACGCGTGGTTGGCAAGCAACAGGGCGCTAATCTGGCGAACCATTTCAACTGCGTTTTTATGGAGACCTCCGCGAAGGCTAAAATCAGTGTGAACGAAGTGTTCTACGATCTAGTGCGACAAATCAACAAAAAATCTCCCAAGGAAGAAAACAAAAAGAGAATCAAAAAGCCGCTCACATGTCAACTGCTGTAA